The Desulfobotulus pelophilus region GCCAATGATTTTCGCACGGAATTGCAGAACCTGATACAGGATAGCAGCGGTGATATTGAGCTGGACCTTGCAGGTGTTGAGATGGTGGATTCCGTTGGTATCGGTGTGATTATTGCCACCCATAACTCTCTGACGCGTCAGAATCGAAGGTTGAAAGTGGTAAATGTTGCGAGAGATATCTACAGCCTGTTCAGTACCATGCGACTGGACCGGCATTTTTCCGTAGAACCTCTAGCTTCCTGAAAGGCTGTTCCGGTAAGCTCAGACAAATACAAAACGCCCTGTTAAGGGCGTTTTTTGATGTGTGGTCGGGGCGAGAGGATTCGAACCTCCGACATCCTGCTCCCAAAGCAGGCGCGCTACCAGGCTGCGCTACACCCCGAAGAATAAAGATGGTACTTACCACGCTTCCCCGTCTTGTGCAAGTGTCTTCTTTGCCCCAAATCCTCCATCAAATTTATCCACACCCCTCCTGTGGTGTTTCGGGAGGCTTTTTTCAGCCCTCAACAGGGCGGCGAGAATTCAAAAAGGGTCTTTTTATGATGAATACATCTCAAGTATAAGGCGCAAGACTCAAAATCAATCAATCTTCGGTAATTTTAGACGCAGCTATCCCTCTTGAGGCAATTTTTAGAAAAATGGGGTCGGTCGTCAATAGCGGACACCAAAATATGTAAGCCGCCTGCTGCTCTTTGAAAAATTGTTTCTCATAGGATGCAGGAGAGAGATAGCCAAGCCTCTTCTGCCGTCGTTGCCGATTGTAAAAGATTTCTATGTGGGTTGTAATCTGGCGTATGGCTTCCTGCCGGGTTTCGTAGCGCCGATGATGAACAAGTTCGTTTTTCAGTACACCCCAAAAGCTTTCAATGGGAGCGTTGTCGTAGCCGTTCCCCCTGCGGCTCATGGATGCCCGCTTTGAACTGGTCAAGGAATTTTCGGTAGTCTGCGGCGCAATATTGGCTACCACGGTCGGAATGATGAATCAGGCCATCTGCAGGCCTTTTGGCGACGACGGCGCGAA contains the following coding sequences:
- a CDS encoding STAS domain-containing protein — translated: MSQIVKEQDRTIVIPGVDIVASMANDFRTELQNLIQDSSGDIELDLAGVEMVDSVGIGVIIATHNSLTRQNRRLKVVNVARDIYSLFSTMRLDRHFSVEPLAS